In Piliocolobus tephrosceles isolate RC106 chromosome 4, ASM277652v3, whole genome shotgun sequence, the following are encoded in one genomic region:
- the FAM53C gene encoding protein FAM53C, whose amino-acid sequence MITLITEQLQKQTLDELKCTRFSISLPLPDHADISNCGNPFQLVSEGASWRGLPHCSCAEFQDSINFSYHPSGLSLHLRPPSRGSSPKEQPLSQVLRPEPPDPEKLPVPPAPPSKRHCRSLSVPVDLSRWQPVWRPAPSKLWTPIKHRGSGGGGGPQVPHQSPPKRVSSLRFLQAPSASSQCAPAHRPYSPPFFSLALAQDSSRPCAASPQSGSWESDAESLSPCPPQRRFSLSPSLGPQASRFLPSARSSPASSPELPWRPRGLRNLPRSRSQPCDLDARKTGVKRRHEEDPRRLRPSLDFDKMNQKPYSGGLCLQETAREGSSISPPWFMACSPPPLSASCSPTGGSSQVLSESEEEEEGAVRWGRQALSKRTLCQQDFGDLDLNLIEEN is encoded by the exons ATGATAACCCTGATCACTGAGCAGCTACAGAAGCAGACTCTGGATGAGCTGAAATGCACACGCTTCAGCATCAGTCTG CCTTTGCCTGATCATGCAGACATCTCCAACTGTGGAAACCCTTTCCAGCTTGTGTCTG AAGGTGCTTCCTGGAGAGGCCTGCCCCACTGTTCCTGTGCTGAGTTCCAGGACAGCATCAACTTCAGCTACCATCCCTCAGGCCTGAGCCTGCACCTCAGACCACCCAGTCGGGGAAGCTCCCCCAAGGAGCAGCCCCTCTCCCAAGTCCTAAGACCTGAGCCCCCAGACCCAGAGAAGCTTCCTGTGCCCCCTGCCCCTCCATCCAAGAGGCACTGCCGCTCACTCTCAGTGCCCGTGGACCTGTCTCGCTGGCAGCCGGTGTGGCGGCCCGCCCCCTCCAAGCTGTGGACTCCCATCAAGCACCGGGGCAGTGGTGGAGGGGGTGGGCCGCAGGTGCCTCACCAGAGCCCCCCGAAGCGGGTCTCCAGCCTCAGGTTCCTCCAAGCTCCCAGTGCCTCTTCTCAATGTGCCCCAGCCCACAGACCCTACAGCCCTCCTTTCTTCAGCCTGGCCCTGGCCCAAGATTCCTCTCGACCCTGTGCCGCCTCCCCTCAAAGTGGCTCCTGGGAGAGTGATGCTGAGTCCTTATCACCTTGCCCACCTCAGCGCCGCTTCtccttgtcacccagcctgggccCGCAGGCAAGCCGCTTCTTGCCCTCTGCCCGGAGCTCTCCTGCATCCTCCCCAGAGCTGCCGTGGCGACCTCGAGGTCTCCGCAACCTTCCCCGAAGCCGCTCACAGCCTTGTGATCTGGATGCTCGCAAAACTGGGGTCAAGCGGCGCCACGAGGAGGACCCCCGGCGTCTGCGGCCTTCCTTGGACTTTGACAAGATGAATCAG aAACCATACTCAGGAGGTCTCTGTCTCCAAGAAACAGCCCGGGAAGGCAGCAGCATCTCTCCACCGTGGTTCATGGCCTGTAGCCCCCcacccctctctgcctcctgcagcCCCACTGGGGGTTCCTCCCAGGTGCTGAGTGAAAgcgaagaggaggaggagggggctgtGCGGTGGGGTCGGCAGGCGCTGAGCAAGCGGACACTGTGCCAGCAGGACTTTGGGGACCTGGACTTGAATTTGATTGAGGAGAACTAA